Within Ptiloglossa arizonensis isolate GNS036 chromosome 8, iyPtiAriz1_principal, whole genome shotgun sequence, the genomic segment TCTACGGTGGAGGGACCGGTCGTAAGCTCTTACCGTGTACGCCGGaccgagctcttaacgaatataCACTGTTCCGTATTTCTAGGTCGCAGAGATTGTCGTTTCGACAATCTGACAATGATATCCAACAGTATGTATACGTCTGACGAAAACGTCTGGTGCGGCGAGGACAAACCACCCATAATGAAGTCGTACGAGAGAGTGGAGATCATCTTCCAAACGGACAAGTACATTCAACGAATTGGCTTCGTCTTCAAATACTTCCTAAAAAGTACGTCTCTCGACATTGTCGCGTTCGACGTGTTCGCTGCCACGCGGCACACACGCTACGCTGTATTATCACAACCAACCGAAACAAGAACTATACCACGGAATATTCGGTTTGCCTGTTCGCTCGTGCAACCTGTTTGTACGTTTCTGAACCCATTGCAAATACGATCTACGGGCGGATCTCAATTAAGTGGCAGCAAACGCGTTGAAACGGTACAGATCGTCGCGTTCGAGGGAGGACAGATTTTCAAAAACGGTTTCTCGTTCTCGAAAGGCTGCGGCGGAAAGATCACAGCACCCGGAAAAATCAAGCCTTTGATGCGCGGCGACGAATACTTCGGAGGATTGACGTgcgaatggagaatcgaagcacCTCCCGATAAGAACGTCGTTCTTCGGTTTCAGAGTTTCGTACTGGAGCAGAGCTACGGGTAGCCAAAACCTGCGTTCTCGACACGAGTCTGGAACAGGGCCGGGACAATGTCGAATTGTTTCTTTTCGAGTGttccattgggttgttcggaaagtcgtttcgttttctttttttttttctcgtgaaaatgaaacacatatttctttagagtgtacaaacatcttATTCAATGatgtattctccgttttggaaaacgaaattactcttCGAACAACTGAATGATTCGTCGAGTTCGTTCGCAGTTAATTATTCGGATCGTTTCCGGCCCTGGTTTAAAACCAGCGAATTCGAAGCCCGATAATACGCGTAACTTTGCAGCTGTACCTACGACGACGTTGAAATATACGACAGTGACGATATGAATTTCAAGAACCGACTGGGTAAGCTCTGTGGCAACCTGACAGCCGATCTTCCCGTTTTCAAGTCAACCAACAACACCATGGGTGTCCATTTTTATTCGGACGAGTCGCGCCATTACGGTGGCTTCAGCGCAGTGGTAAATCCTGATTTCGACGTTGAATTTGTTTCCTGTTCGGTGAACGGTTAACGGACATAAGATCGCAAACTTTTTCGAAACATCGTAGATactattcgttaagagcatcgaGGACGGCTGCGGCGGCAACATCAACTTGACTACGAACGAGATCAAGCACTTCAAGACGCAGAAAGGCTACAGTTACGAAAGCCTGGAGGACTGTCACTGGTCAGTGACGGCACCTTTGGGTAAAGCTATCAAATTCGTGATCACAGTGATGGACCTCAAGATACCCACGCACAAGAACATCACCGTTGGCAAGTGCATCGGCGATTATCTGGAAGTAAGTCTATTTCGTTGAATATCGATCATACCTTGTATCTTTTATCGTACCTTTTCCATGTCTCTGTGAAGCTTCTCGCCGTAAAAATTCAAACGCATATTACTTCTCGCTGACCCAAAAGCTTGTAACGAATCCACTGTAACGGTAAACGATATTTCATATTCTAACTCCTTTGCATTgtataggttgttcggaaagaaatttcgtttcttttcggtggaaatgaaacacgatttttccagagtgtacaaacattctattaaattacatattctccattttggaaaacgaaacgactttccgaacgacctggGTTGTTAATAGATTTAAATAGAATTCTTCGAATGCTTGAATTATTTTCAACTAGAAATTTTTATACGAGAATTTCCACCACTTTGGATGTCATCAAATTGATGTATACTTGAGGTGTTCTCTGCGCACTGGCCAATTTATCCGAGCGTATTTAGAAACATTTCGAAGCGATTGTAGAGCACTGATCATCGTTTCAATGATCGTTGTTCGTGTTTCGATTAGGTTCGCGATGGTCCCGGCCCCTTCTCCGAGATTTATGGCACGTATTGCGGTAGCGAAGTACCATCAACCCCCCTCGTGTCCTCTTCGAATTCGTTTTGGATACGGTTCGTCAGCGATGGCACCCTGGAAGGACTTGGCGCTATTGGAACATTCGAAGTCATAGACGGTAACACATATACACGATATAcgtgaattcgttcgatcgaattaccACTACCTACAGAACGATACAACTGTTTCAGGGATCTGCGGTATGGCTCCCGAAATAAAAAACAATACGAGGTATCGCATCTCCTCGCCGAATTATCCGAAATCCTACGGATCGAGTGTACAGTGCCGTTGGCTGCTACGTACGCACGAGTCACAACATGGGCGAATAAAGATACGCTTCCTGGACTTTGACATAGCTAGCTCAGCTAGATGCGACGAATACGTTCAAGTTACAGATATAACGGTAAACTATCATTTACTTCAGATTCGGTACTGAAAGTAGCTGAAAAGAATGCCTTAGGAGCTTACGAGCTCTAACCGATCTCCACAGTGTTAAAGAATCCTATAAGATTCTTTTAAGCAAGAGAACTAATCGATAGTGTCCAATAGTGATCAATAgtgaaataatattcttttttaaataatagttaCAAAGAATGTCCCTGACTTGGAACTCCTAAGTGATGTTCACTGTATTGAAGAAATCTATAAGATCTAGATAAAATGCTATCGATCACTGGTTTGCATCTGATACGTAATCCTGACGAATAGTGCGGTGAACTTTTTCAAAACTTCTGTTTGCGCTCAAACGTGTCGTGTTGAAATTTGAATTCCATTTAAAGGCGTTCTATTCAGTTCTTCGAAGCGACGAAAAAAGGTCATACAGACACGTGCCTTGTTCGATCTCGTTCACAAGTTGGAACCATTTTTTGATTTCGGTAGCGTGCAACTGCTTACGAAAACGAGCAGTGCAGAGGAGAATGTTCGTTACTTAAAAATAGAATTTGAGTGTCTCCATTTGTAGGTGACGACTCTACGTGTTATCCAACGTTATGTATAAACGTTTGGTAAAAATTAGTTACATCGGTTCGGTTCGtgacgaagaaaatataaataggtGTATCTTTGGAACAGGACCGATAGAGCACACGTTTGTgtaaacttttttcattgtttcggtGTCCCCAATTTATCCCACGGAGTTCTGGGTTCCATGTATCACGGTGCATTTCGTATTTATATAATGTTTCTTGTGCACAGCATCGTGGTAACGTGGACGACAGCTATGGACAGGGATTGATTTGGACTGGCGGCAACCCGAATGTCTTAAACGCGGTGATTAAATTGTCTCTACTTAAACTTGTAACGTTTGGTGGTCGATCGATTTCATGATTCAAATATCCAAGCGATTGGCAGATCTCTCTTATAGGTAGATCTCACTTGTTCGATCTCCTTCGAGCGATGATTCGGACCCTCTTACCCGACACACCGCGTGTCCGCCACCAACGTTACCAATAATGTAATCGAACAAAGTTTTCAAGGTTCGTTACAGCAGTCTCTTACCTTTTCCGCAGGAGAACAACTTCCCGCTTACCTCGTACAAGTACTGCGGCAGCACCTTGCCCCACGATTTCTACAGGTAGAGGATCCAGATTGTCCGTGGACCTTGATCGATACCGTATGCTattgatttctttctttcggtgCAGTTACAATTCCGAAGTCCTGGTGGTGCTCAAAATGGACAGCAGCGGTCACAGAGGCTTCAATCTCGAATACGGTAAAGCGAGCTGCGATCGTAATCACACCGAGGAGCAGGGTCGAATACTGCACGAGGATATCTCGGATTGCTGGATCACGATCACAGCACCACCGAATCACACCATTGCTCTGTACTTCAACAAGTTCTTGCTCTACGATCCTGGAGAGTGCACGAAATCCTCGCTCCAGGCAAGTATCGTTCCCCTTTTTTCAACACACCCGGTAGATTGATTCGAACCAAAGTTCTTCGTTAGTTAATCGTACAGCGATGCATCCGAATTTTTACTCGTCTGACCATACACTCGCATTTCCACTTGTCTGCCCGTACACTCGCATTTCCACTTGTCCGACCGTACACTCCCGTTTCTACTTGCCCGACCATACATCGATAGAGGTATACAGTCCGATGAAGCAGACCGACAGAGCAGTACGAAAGGATACTTATGGTTCCATGTACTGTACAGAGTTCGAGAATCGATCTTCGAAAGGATTCGAGAATCGAAGACCTAGGTCCGAGCAAAAATTCACCGACATTGTCCACATTCCCTTTACAAACAGTACCACAATCTCCTAAATCtaagagtcatctttccagcttctAGCTATACCATCATGGTTACTCTGTTCTCAACGAGGGGATTGCGTTCGTCAGCCATCGAAGGTCTGAGACTGAGCAAACATTGTCCGACATTGTCCATATTCTCCTTACACGTGGTACTATATTCCTCTTAATCCAGAAAGTCATCTTCCAGCTTCCAGTCATAGAGTCAGGTGTTCTCTGTTAGTGGGCGATGGAGGGATTGCGTTCTTCCGATAAATTGAAAGATGACAGGAAAAAGTGACGagaaaattaacgaataaaaatttaccgGTGAACGATACGATTGTAATTCTAAAAGAATACCAGTCTGCGGCTAGCTATCCTCTTTGCTACTTTTGTTCAGGTATACGATGGcaatttcactgacaatatGGTGGCGGTGGTCTGCGGCATAGAAGTGCCGAGTCCGATTTTCAGTACTGGCAACAAGCTGAGTTTACACTCCTGGTCCGAATGGCATACAACCTACGAGTACTATGACATCACTTACACGACTACAGACCAAGGTACGTAAACGTGTCTCCTGTGCGACTTACGTCCTGCTCGAACGTCCCCAAATCTCTGTGACGCGTCACAGTGAAGAATCGGGTATGCCCAATTTTTCATGACAGATCTATTTTAGAAAATAAGTTAAACTGTTTTCCACTTAGGGGTACCTATAGAATCATTTTCAAATCTTACAAACGATTGACGTTAAACATTGCTCGGTATCTAAAAATGTTCCAGATCGAATTAAAATCTAAGATCTTGATGCAATATTTTAATTCagattggaatatttttatgcgCTGATAAATATTCTAAGGTGTTCGATTCTCTTCGAATTACTGTACATGTATTCtagtgaaaatgaaagattATGCAAACTGAGTAATCATATTACTCGGAAGAATAATCAAACCGTGACAGAGTGTCTCTGCACCTGTAAACACCTGTTAATGTTGGCTTTAATCCTATTACAGCGTTGAGCTGACTGAAACTTAATATATACTCCAATCACTgagtaatataaaaaaaacttcTTCTATGTTAATAAATTGCGTCCCGCAGGTCGCGGTTGCGGTGGTCGAATATACAATTACGCGGGATCGTTCACGTCGCCTCTGTATCCGAACGAGTACCGTACCAACGCAGTTTGTACCTGGACCGTGTCTGTGCCAGTTGGTTTGAAGATCGTTTTAGACTTCGTTGTGTTCGACATTGGCACTAAAAACCACTGCGAAAATAAATCCAACATTCTGAAACTTTACAACATAGCACCGAACGAGGAAAGACTTCTGGCCAATACTTACTGCGGAGGGGTAAGTTCatagaagaaatgaaaaaattgaacaatcaAATAATCGAACCTGGGTCTCTTATAATAACGAGAAAATTTCCAAGTAATTGGTACGCTAGAGACTTTTCCtcaaattcgaaaatttcatcTCGATACGAGCGAAACCTAATTCACCGATTTTTTTCCATTCAGGAcgacccggcgccgttcgaatCGATCAGTAACACGATCGTCGTAACGTACACATCGTCGATGAACAACGTCGGTACCGGTTGGTCCATCTTTTTCAAAGGGACACCTAATTGACGGTAATTCACAGTATATATTTACACTCCAAAATGTACAAACACTTTACAGATAAATGGCGTACGATTCAATGGCGTATTTTCTTCCCGTAGTTAATCCAGAGAGAGGTGACACAGGACTGGCAACGTTACGAACGCCGACTCGTTGGGTAGAATGGTCGCTTGTAAATAAGAAGAGCAACGAAGTCACGCCAGTGTTTATAACTCGATGTAGGTAGACGTGAAATAAATGAGATTTAATACAAACGCACGACGCGACATTGATTAGAGAACTTGTCACTGACTCCGCGTTGAAAACTTCAAAATGGTGTCTTTTAACATATACTATCGGTTTCGAAATGACATGGTAGGAATATATTCAAAAATCTCGCCCTACACGGGACATATGTACCGACCAGACACTCGCGTCTATACTTGTATGACAATACACGCGTAATTCTATTTGTCATAAAACTttgacataaaaaaaaatagtaaattattGATCAGATTGTCGCATAGCGCAgtcatttgcctttcaaacAAGCACAAGAGCAATAAAGGTGATTTTTAACGCAGTTATAACAATTTAACGAGACCCTTGTTGTTTCAATTCTCACCTTTGCTTCGTTACTTGAGGAAAGATTGCCCCCGCCTACTGCCAAACAAGTAGAATTACCtcgtccatggtcagacaagtataaTTGCCCTGTCCATGACCAGATAAGTAGAATTGCCTCGTCCATTGCCAGACAAGAAGTATAACCCCTGCCActgaccagacaagtagtatgaccccgTCCATAGTCAAACGAGTAGTATGCCCCCCgtccatggccagacaagtagtgtgGCACCGTCAATGGTCAGAGAAGTAGTGTGGCCCtcgtccatggtcagacaagaAGTGTAACAGCCGCCCATGACCGGACAAGTAGTATGATCCTAGCATACTATGATAATATTGCAATGATTCATtacaaaagaaaacattttgtatttcattgttattttctcaataatttcgatcgaacaaaacttgaaatatttataaactttgtattcataaaataatgaattacaaattaaaaatatttctgcgTTACGAACAAAGAATTGAAACGGAGAGTAACATTTATAATTTGTAACATCCGATGCTTGTCAGAATATATTGCATGAATTCCTTTTTCACATTGCACACAAATTAAATGCATTTTGGTGCATTTTTGGTGCTGCAGACCACGCATTGTCGCAAGTTACGTTGTGACAACTTTACTAAGCCAAATGTTTATTCACTCACagacattttcaaaaataatattcgaaataaaatctaaCCGATTCGTTGCTTTATTCTTAACTCTTTCCTTGTAAATTATATACGCATTTAAAACCGTGCGGCTGATTATAAAATAAACCAAGCGCCATATCCGAACGAGTACCTTAACAAAGTTTGTACCTGCATCGTGTCTGTGCCACTTGCTCTGAAGGTTGTTTTAGACTGCGTTGTGTTCGACATTGATACTAAAAACCACTGCGAAAATAAATCCAACATTCTGAAATTTTACAACATAGCACCGAACGAGGAAAGACTTCTGGTCGATACTTACTGCGGAAGGGTAAGTTCatagaagaaatgaaaaaattgaacaattaaaTAATCGAACCTGCGTCTCTCGTAATAACGACAAAATTTCCAAGCATTTTCTACGCTCGAGACTTTTCCTCAAATTCTAAAATTTCATCTCAATACGAACGAAACCTAATTCACCGAATTTTTTCCATTCCGGACGATCCGTCACCGTCCGAATCGATCAGTAACACGATCGTCGTAACGTACACATCGTCGATAAACAACGTCGGTACCGGTTGGTCCATCAATTCCAAGGGGGTACCTAATTGACGGTAATTCGAAGAACGATTCgcaaaatatatttacactccaaagtgtgtaaacattttacagaTTAATGACACGTGGTTTAATCGCATATTTTCTCTCCTTGGTGTATTATTCTCCGtagtgtacgaacattttacAGATTAACGGCATATGATTCAATCACGTATTTTATTACCATAGTGTATTATTCGCcgaagcgtacaaacattttacagaTTGATGGCGTGTGATTCAATCGCGTATTTTCTTTCTCCAGTGTATCGTTTTCCAAAGCGCGCGAACACTTTACAGGTTAATGATTCAATCGTGTATCTTCTTTCTCTAATGTATTATTCTCCGAAGCGTGAAAACATTTTACAGATTAACGGCGTATGATTCAATTGCGTATTTTCTTTCCGTATTACACACCGCGATAGTTGACACAGGATAGTTCTACAAACCGCGATTCGTTGGGCAGAATGGTCGCTTGTAAGTAAAGAGCGCGACGGGGTCACGCCAGTGTTTATAACTCGATGTAGATAGAAGTGAAATAAATGAGTGAAATATTGATTCGAGGGCTTGTCCCTGACACCCCATTGATAACTCCAAAATTGTATCGTTCTTAACAGATAATATGATAAAATTGACACTCAATGACTCGCGATCACAGTTTCGATGAAATGACAAGTTACGAACATATTCAAAGATCTCGTGTTACTCGGACGTTCGAATTTCACGCATTGTTGCACTCCTCGGCGTTTCCCTCGTTCAATTCCTCATTGGAGTCGGTCTCGCCCGCTTTCTTGCAACTTGTGTTCTCTTCTCGCTCCACCGCGAATTCCTGTCGTCCATTGGCCACGGTTTCTTCCTCCGCTTGTTCCTCCTGGGTTACCTCcctcttcttccttttcttatCCTGTTTCTTGTCGCCcttcttcttgtccttcttcgttttcttcgattTGACCACCTCAGCTTCAGCTTCCACCGGTTCCTCCTCGACCTCCACcacagtttccttcttcttttccttgagctgctgcttcttcttcttgtcgTCCTTCGTTACTTTCTCAACCTTCTCAACCTTTACCGTTTCCGTATCGTCTTCCGACTCGCTCTGTCCTTCCACCTTTGACTTGTCCTTCAGCTTCTTGTCCTTTGTGGTCTTCTTGGAACCTTTCTGATGAGCTTCCTGAGACTCGATCGAATATTTAGACGGTTTCTTCTTGGACTTGTCTTTGGGCACCTCGTTGGACTTCTCGTTCAGGTTCacgttttccttttccttcAGTTTCTTGTTCTTCGACTTCTGAACTTTCCCGGAGTCCTCGACACGCGCGTTTCTCTCCGGCGAGGCCTCGTCGGTCTTGCTCTCGGAAGAAGAGCTCCTTCTCTTCTTCGATTGCAACTTCTTGCCCTCGCCCTCCTTCGACTTTTCTTCCCTGAAACGAACGACACGGTGTGCC encodes:
- the LOC143150011 gene encoding uncharacterized protein LOC143150011 translates to MRICVLLTVLLVVTVLTTEAFAKKPGKEAETRGGNKKKRDVAYHKEEKSKEGEGKKLQSKKRRSSSSESKTDEASPERNARVEDSGKVQKSKNKKLKEKENVNLNEKSNEVPKDKSKKKPSKYSIESQEAHQKGSKKTTKDKKLKDKSKVEGQSESEDDTETVKVEKVEKVTKDDKKKKQQLKEKKKETVVEVEEEPVEAEAEVVKSKKTKKDKKKGDKKQDKKRKKREVTQEEQAEEETVANGRQEFAVEREENTSCKKAGETDSNEELNEGNAEECNNA